A window of the Sphingomonas piscis genome harbors these coding sequences:
- a CDS encoding NADP-dependent isocitrate dehydrogenase: protein MAKIKVKNPVVELDGDEMTRIIWQWIRERLIQPYLDIDLIYFDLGVEKRDETGDQITIDAANAIKQHGVGVKCATITPDEARVEEFKLQKMWKSPNGTIRNILGGVIFREPIVISNVPRLIPGWTDPIVVGRHAFGDQYKATDFKVPGKGKLSMKWVGEDGQVIEEEVFDFPEAGVAMGMYNLDDSIRDFARASMNYALDRGWPLYLSTKNTILKAYDGRFKDIFQEIFDSEFKDKFTAAGIEYQHRLIDDMVASALKWSGKFVWACKNYDGDVQSDQVAQGFGSLGLMTSVLMTPDGKTVEAEAAHGTVTRHYRMHQQGKSTSTNPIASIFAWTRGLIYRGKFDDTPDVVRFAETLEEVCIETVESGKMTKDLAILVGPDQAWMTTEQFFEAIRANLETKMASWA, encoded by the coding sequence ATGGCCAAGATCAAGGTGAAAAACCCCGTCGTCGAACTCGATGGCGACGAGATGACCCGCATCATCTGGCAGTGGATTCGCGAACGGCTGATTCAGCCTTATCTCGACATCGACCTCATCTACTTCGACCTTGGCGTCGAGAAGCGCGACGAGACGGGCGATCAGATCACGATCGACGCGGCCAATGCGATCAAGCAGCATGGTGTCGGCGTGAAGTGCGCCACCATCACGCCTGACGAAGCCCGAGTCGAGGAGTTCAAGCTCCAGAAGATGTGGAAGTCGCCCAACGGTACGATCCGCAACATCCTCGGCGGCGTGATCTTCCGCGAGCCGATCGTCATCTCCAACGTGCCGAGGCTGATTCCCGGCTGGACCGACCCGATCGTCGTCGGCCGTCACGCCTTCGGCGATCAGTATAAGGCGACCGACTTCAAGGTGCCGGGCAAGGGCAAGCTCAGCATGAAATGGGTTGGCGAGGACGGCCAAGTGATCGAGGAGGAAGTGTTCGACTTCCCCGAAGCCGGCGTCGCCATGGGCATGTACAACCTGGACGATTCCATTCGCGACTTCGCCCGGGCGAGCATGAACTACGCCCTGGACCGCGGCTGGCCGCTGTACCTGTCGACAAAGAACACTATCCTGAAAGCCTATGACGGCCGCTTCAAGGACATCTTTCAGGAGATTTTCGACAGCGAATTTAAGGACAAGTTCACCGCTGCGGGCATCGAGTATCAGCATCGCCTGATCGACGACATGGTCGCGTCCGCGCTGAAGTGGAGCGGCAAGTTCGTTTGGGCCTGCAAGAATTACGACGGCGACGTCCAATCGGATCAGGTGGCGCAGGGCTTCGGCTCGCTCGGCCTGATGACGTCAGTGCTGATGACCCCAGATGGCAAGACGGTGGAGGCCGAGGCGGCGCACGGCACCGTTACCCGCCACTACCGCATGCACCAGCAGGGCAAGTCGACGTCGACGAACCCCATTGCGTCCATCTTCGCCTGGACCCGCGGCCTCATCTATCGCGGCAAGTTCGACGACACACCCGACGTCGTCCGCTTCGCCGAGACACTCGAGGAAGTCTGCATCGAGACGGTCGAGAGCGGAAAGATGACCAAGGATCTCGCGATCCTGGTCGGTCCGGACCAGGCATGGATGACCACCGAACAATTCTTCGAGGCCATTCGCGCGAACCTCGAAACCAAGATGGCCAGCTGGGCCTAA